The Myxococcales bacterium genome has a segment encoding these proteins:
- a CDS encoding peptide chain release factor 3 — protein sequence MDSRFDSEVKRRRTFAIISHPDAGKTTLTEKLLLYGGVIQLAGAVKAKRGRSAAVSDWMEMERERGISITTSVLQFPYRGLKVNLLDTPGHADFSEDTYRTLHAVDGAVMLLDCAKGVEAQTRKLFRVCRQRSIPIFTFVNKMDRPGRDPFDLVGEVENVLGIGVYPITWPVFSHGVFRGVYHRLAKKVFVFDQELARSSATLGAAIAEVDVAGIDDPMLTEALGDEGHARLREETELLEAAGDAFDQERFFAGEVSPMFFGSAINNFGLEAFLDSFCEMMPPPGPRKALEGVVDASDNRFSAFVFKVQANMDRAHRDRVAFIRICSGKFERGMKVKRDKSARDVRLATPMNFLAQDRSIVEEAFAGDVIGIHESGSFEIGDTISEGGDIHYEDIPSFAPEHFARLLLVDPMRRKPFAKGIEQLAQEGTIQLYRAPGGRAGDVVVGAVGQLQLEVVRYRLKVEYEVDVRIDTVPYTCCRWVVRADGAPVDLDALDRARIGLVVEDVKGRAVVLFASEWQMNAATREHPVYVFTETARGGAVKRD from the coding sequence ATGGACAGCCGTTTTGATTCAGAGGTGAAGCGTCGCCGGACCTTCGCCATCATTTCGCACCCGGACGCCGGGAAGACCACGCTCACGGAAAAGCTTCTGCTCTACGGCGGGGTGATTCAGCTGGCCGGGGCCGTGAAAGCCAAGCGGGGCCGCAGCGCCGCGGTGAGCGACTGGATGGAGATGGAGCGGGAGCGCGGCATCTCCATCACCACGAGCGTGCTGCAGTTTCCCTACCGGGGGCTCAAGGTCAACCTGCTGGACACGCCGGGCCACGCTGACTTCAGCGAGGACACGTACCGCACGCTGCACGCGGTGGACGGCGCCGTGATGTTGCTCGACTGCGCCAAGGGCGTCGAGGCGCAGACCCGCAAGCTCTTCCGGGTCTGTCGTCAGCGCAGCATCCCCATTTTTACCTTCGTCAACAAGATGGACCGGCCCGGGCGAGATCCCTTCGATCTCGTGGGTGAGGTGGAGAACGTGCTTGGCATCGGCGTGTATCCCATCACCTGGCCGGTGTTCTCACACGGCGTGTTTCGGGGTGTCTACCACCGCCTTGCCAAGAAGGTCTTTGTCTTCGACCAGGAGCTTGCGCGGTCGAGCGCAACCCTCGGGGCGGCGATCGCCGAGGTGGACGTGGCAGGGATCGACGATCCCATGCTCACGGAGGCGCTGGGGGACGAGGGCCATGCGCGCCTGCGTGAGGAGACGGAGCTGCTCGAGGCGGCCGGAGATGCCTTCGATCAGGAGCGCTTCTTCGCGGGTGAGGTGTCACCCATGTTCTTCGGCAGCGCCATCAACAACTTCGGCCTCGAGGCCTTCCTCGACAGCTTCTGCGAAATGATGCCGCCGCCGGGGCCTCGCAAGGCGCTCGAAGGCGTTGTCGACGCGAGCGACAACCGCTTCTCCGCCTTCGTCTTCAAGGTGCAGGCCAACATGGATCGGGCCCACCGCGATCGCGTGGCCTTCATCCGGATCTGCTCCGGGAAGTTCGAGCGGGGCATGAAGGTCAAGCGGGACAAGTCCGCCCGCGACGTGCGCCTGGCGACGCCCATGAACTTTTTGGCGCAAGACCGCTCGATCGTGGAAGAAGCGTTCGCAGGAGATGTGATCGGCATTCACGAGTCCGGGTCTTTCGAAATTGGCGACACGATCTCCGAGGGCGGCGACATTCACTACGAAGACATTCCGAGCTTCGCTCCGGAACACTTCGCGCGCCTGTTATTGGTGGATCCGATGCGTCGCAAGCCCTTCGCCAAGGGCATCGAACAGTTGGCGCAAGAGGGAACCATCCAGCTTTACCGGGCACCCGGGGGACGGGCGGGGGACGTGGTGGTGGGCGCCGTGGGCCAGCTGCAGCTCGAGGTGGTTCGCTACCGTTTGAAGGTCGAGTACGAGGTCGACGTGCGGATCGACACGGTGCCCTACACCTGTTGCCGGTGGGTGGTGCGGGCCGATGGAGCCCCGGTGGACCTGGACGCCCTCGACCGCGCCCGGATCGGCCTCGTGGTCGAGGACGTCAAAGGGCGCGCCGTGGTGCTCTTCGCCAGCGAATGGCAGATGAACGCCGCCACCCGCGAACACCCTGTGTACGTCTTCACCGAGACCGCCCGCGGGGGCGCGGTCAAACGCGACTGA
- a CDS encoding lactate racemase domain-containing protein, whose protein sequence is MSPPSVSSLEAAAQEDLAPAAVLELLSRTFSPADYRGRRVLVIVPDATRSGPIDRVFKALHTVIAPATQAFDVLVALGTHQAMPEEAICQRLGISPAERAGAFAKVGLYNHAWDDPEALRQVGTLTSAEVEALSEGRFAMDVPVEVNKRLFDYDETIIIGPVFPHEVVGFSGGNKYLFPGVGGARILNFFHWLGAVVTNPKIIGVAHTPVRQVVDRAGAMVTVAKRCLALVVEGPRLAGLYVGSPEDAWRAATRLSERLHITYKDKPFHTILSCVPAMYDDLWTGGKGMYKLEPVLADGGELIIYGPHISEVSVTHGKTMLDIGYHCRDYFLAQWDKFKHHPWGVLAHSTHVRGGGVFEGGVERCRAKVTLATSIPPEVCARINMGYRDPATIDKASFANREHEGVLLVPKAGETLFKLRQPPPWAA, encoded by the coding sequence GTGTCGCCCCCCTCCGTTTCCTCTCTCGAGGCTGCGGCGCAAGAAGACCTTGCGCCGGCTGCCGTCCTGGAACTTCTGAGCCGCACCTTCTCCCCTGCCGACTACCGCGGCCGCCGGGTTCTGGTGATTGTGCCTGATGCCACCCGCAGCGGTCCCATCGACCGGGTGTTCAAGGCGCTGCACACGGTGATCGCCCCCGCCACGCAGGCCTTCGACGTGTTGGTAGCTCTGGGCACGCATCAAGCCATGCCGGAGGAGGCCATTTGCCAGCGGCTGGGGATCTCGCCCGCCGAGCGCGCGGGCGCCTTCGCGAAGGTCGGCTTATACAACCACGCGTGGGACGATCCGGAGGCGTTGCGCCAGGTGGGGACCCTGACTTCCGCGGAGGTCGAGGCCCTGTCCGAGGGACGCTTCGCCATGGACGTGCCCGTGGAGGTGAACAAGCGGCTCTTCGATTACGACGAGACGATCATCATCGGGCCCGTGTTCCCTCATGAAGTGGTGGGGTTTTCGGGCGGCAACAAGTACCTGTTTCCCGGCGTGGGGGGCGCACGCATTCTGAACTTCTTCCACTGGCTGGGCGCCGTGGTGACCAACCCGAAGATCATCGGGGTCGCCCATACGCCGGTGCGCCAGGTGGTAGACCGCGCCGGCGCCATGGTCACCGTGGCCAAGCGCTGCCTGGCGCTGGTGGTCGAAGGGCCGCGTCTGGCAGGCCTTTACGTGGGAAGCCCGGAAGATGCCTGGCGGGCCGCCACCCGCCTCTCGGAGCGCCTGCACATCACGTACAAGGACAAGCCCTTCCACACGATCTTGTCGTGTGTTCCTGCCATGTACGACGACTTGTGGACGGGCGGCAAGGGCATGTACAAGCTCGAGCCCGTGCTGGCCGATGGTGGAGAACTCATCATCTACGGTCCCCACATCTCCGAGGTCTCCGTGACCCACGGCAAAACGATGCTGGACATCGGCTACCACTGTCGCGACTACTTCCTCGCGCAGTGGGACAAGTTCAAACATCACCCCTGGGGCGTGCTGGCCCACTCGACGCACGTGCGGGGCGGGGGTGTGTTCGAGGGCGGCGTGGAGCGCTGTCGAGCCAAGGTAACCCTGGCCACGTCGATCCCGCCTGAGGTGTGCGCGCGGATCAACATGGGCTACCGAGATCCAGCCACGATCGACAAGGCCTCCTTCGCGAACCGCGAACACGAGGGCGTCTTGCTGGTGCCGAAGGCGGGCGAGACCCTCTTCAAGTTGCGGCAGCCTCCACCCTGGGCTGCTTGA
- the lexA gene encoding transcriptional repressor LexA: protein MGELRLVRDEDERDALTDRQREILAFIQESIDSRGYPPTLREIGSHFGIRSTNGVNDHLRALEKKGYLQREDLKSRALRPVAAASAALPPRPEPSHLVEVPIIGRVAAGQPLLAVENTEGSVKVDRFFIGENREVFALRVTGESMIEDGILDGDFVFVRKQLRAEPGEIVVAMIGDEATVKRYYPEGDQIRFQPANSGMKPIYVRRKDFRSVNIIGVVVGVYRKMN from the coding sequence ATGGGTGAGCTCAGATTGGTTCGTGACGAAGACGAGCGCGACGCGCTGACAGATAGGCAGCGCGAGATCTTGGCGTTCATCCAAGAATCGATTGACAGCCGGGGCTATCCCCCCACGCTGCGCGAGATCGGCAGCCATTTCGGGATACGTTCCACGAACGGCGTCAACGACCACCTGCGCGCGCTCGAAAAGAAGGGCTACCTTCAGCGCGAGGATCTGAAGTCGCGCGCGCTCAGGCCCGTGGCCGCGGCGTCGGCTGCTCTGCCTCCCCGCCCCGAGCCTTCGCATCTGGTCGAGGTTCCGATCATCGGTCGCGTAGCGGCAGGTCAGCCCCTGCTGGCTGTCGAGAACACCGAGGGCAGCGTCAAGGTCGACCGTTTTTTCATCGGCGAAAACCGCGAGGTGTTTGCCTTGAGGGTCACGGGTGAGTCCATGATCGAGGACGGCATCCTCGACGGAGACTTCGTCTTCGTCCGCAAGCAGCTGCGCGCAGAGCCGGGCGAGATCGTCGTGGCGATGATCGGAGACGAAGCCACGGTCAAGCGGTACTACCCCGAGGGCGACCAGATTCGCTTCCAGCCCGCGAACTCGGGCATGAAGCCCATCTATGTCCGCCGCAAAGACTTCCGCAGCGTCAACATCATCGGCGTGGTCGTCGGCGTTTATCGAAAAATGAACTGA
- a CDS encoding glycosyltransferase: MSVATGRTQGEGDGVEPLLVVYVESPNRGGQGDSVYRVVQPSRALAEVPGVRVVTGSWLSPALHALLPLADVVVLADVVEADLLPLVRQRQAAGLATIYEINDDFQAPQPWNPTAYLAQNPLTRSLSSLLAARSDGVQFSTPHLRDRFGFLNPRGAVFVNQLWDVPARAPKPPGLRLGWGGSLGHMEDFRSVVPAVKACLEAHPALSFHVMGAEVFRELCGALPAGRWTYQPGGSLAAYLAFVDSLHIGLCPLEDTDFNRGRSDVKFLEYASRGVVTLAADREPYRHSLVPERTGFVYRDVHELPCLVARLVAAPDRRQEVAVAAYAYVTASRRERPAAAGRLAFWRSCLAGTQDRAAGTRKARHRRAEAALATLAQPFGDVPVFLPPAGALETALLEGLALLRDGRTKPAQAGFAAATRLAPSFYVPWLYLGRAESDETRARAALAQARTLAPFSVAAWMVEADREAAAAEGQGDRLVHALREADRLAPELGVPAARLAELAGAAGALDEALALERRALAANPYYAPPHARRALRALDGHNVPAEVEAALERCARADERFWMTRFAQGRLALARGDVSGARVHLEAALRQAPDRRPVWAQLARVAAIEGRLDDARDWLAKAKAQGS; this comes from the coding sequence GTGTCGGTCGCGACCGGGCGCACGCAGGGCGAGGGTGACGGCGTCGAGCCGCTGCTGGTGGTGTACGTCGAATCCCCGAACCGAGGCGGGCAGGGCGATTCAGTCTACCGGGTCGTCCAACCTAGCCGCGCGCTGGCCGAGGTTCCCGGCGTCCGCGTGGTCACGGGGTCGTGGCTCAGCCCCGCGCTGCACGCGCTCTTGCCGCTCGCCGACGTGGTGGTGTTGGCCGATGTGGTCGAGGCCGATCTCTTGCCCCTCGTGCGCCAGCGCCAGGCGGCCGGGCTGGCGACAATCTACGAGATCAACGACGACTTTCAGGCCCCGCAGCCCTGGAACCCCACAGCGTATTTGGCTCAAAACCCGCTCACGCGCAGCCTGTCTTCGCTGCTTGCGGCCCGTTCTGACGGGGTGCAGTTTTCGACGCCTCATCTGCGAGACCGTTTCGGCTTTCTCAACCCGCGGGGCGCGGTGTTCGTGAACCAGCTCTGGGACGTGCCGGCGCGCGCACCGAAGCCCCCGGGCCTGCGCCTCGGTTGGGGAGGCTCTCTCGGGCACATGGAAGATTTTCGGTCGGTGGTGCCGGCGGTGAAGGCCTGCCTCGAGGCGCACCCCGCGCTTTCGTTCCACGTCATGGGCGCCGAGGTGTTCCGCGAGCTCTGCGGGGCTTTGCCGGCCGGCCGCTGGACGTACCAGCCGGGCGGCTCCCTCGCCGCGTACCTGGCCTTCGTGGACAGTCTGCACATCGGGCTCTGTCCCCTCGAGGACACGGACTTCAACCGCGGACGCTCGGACGTGAAGTTCCTCGAGTACGCGTCGCGCGGCGTGGTGACGCTGGCCGCCGATCGGGAGCCCTACCGGCACAGCCTGGTGCCCGAGCGGACAGGCTTCGTTTACCGCGACGTGCATGAACTGCCGTGCCTCGTGGCGCGTCTGGTGGCCGCGCCAGATCGACGTCAGGAGGTGGCCGTCGCTGCCTACGCCTACGTCACGGCTTCGCGCCGGGAGCGCCCTGCGGCCGCGGGCCGGTTGGCCTTCTGGCGCAGCTGCCTGGCGGGCACCCAGGACCGCGCTGCGGGGACACGAAAGGCGCGGCATCGGCGGGCCGAAGCCGCGCTCGCAACGCTGGCGCAGCCCTTCGGTGACGTCCCCGTCTTTTTACCCCCGGCGGGCGCTTTGGAAACCGCGCTTCTCGAGGGCCTGGCGCTGCTGCGCGACGGGCGAACGAAGCCGGCGCAGGCAGGGTTCGCGGCCGCGACGCGGCTTGCGCCCTCGTTCTACGTGCCCTGGCTTTATCTCGGGCGCGCGGAGTCCGACGAAACACGGGCGCGGGCAGCGCTTGCGCAGGCGCGGACGCTCGCGCCCTTCTCGGTGGCGGCCTGGATGGTCGAGGCGGATCGCGAGGCGGCCGCGGCCGAAGGGCAGGGGGACCGGCTCGTTCACGCGCTTCGGGAGGCCGATCGCCTCGCGCCCGAGCTGGGGGTGCCCGCGGCCCGCCTGGCGGAGCTGGCCGGGGCGGCGGGGGCGCTCGACGAGGCTTTGGCCCTCGAGAGACGGGCGCTCGCAGCCAACCCCTACTATGCGCCGCCCCACGCGCGGCGCGCGCTGCGCGCCCTCGACGGGCACAACGTACCCGCGGAGGTGGAGGCGGCCCTCGAGCGCTGCGCCCGGGCGGACGAACGCTTCTGGATGACCCGGTTCGCCCAGGGGCGGCTCGCTCTGGCCCGTGGCGACGTGAGCGGCGCGCGCGTGCATCTCGAAGCCGCTTTGAGGCAGGCGCCGGATCGGCGGCCCGTCTGGGCGCAGCTGGCGCGCGTGGCGGCGATCGAGGGGCGGCTCGACGACGCCAGGGACTGGCTCGCGAAAGCCAAAGCCCAGGGTTCCTGA
- a CDS encoding sigma-54 dependent transcriptional regulator, translating into MTDSSSSPPDATRPAILVVDDEPGIVDSLRKVFERESLRVVTARNGAEALEVLRREAVAVMLTDLMMPGMSGLDLLRACRQLSPETETVLMTAYGTVENAVEAMKDGAYDFVTKPIKRAHITRAVAKALEKQSLVRENRSLREQLAAHKRFEAVGQSLTWRRTLETVAQAAPSVATVLLLGESGTGKELLARAIHQGSARAAGPFVPVNCAALPESILEAELFGYERGAFTGAVQRQEGRFAQAHGGTLFLDEIGEIPVHVQVKLLRVLQEGEVERLGGKSIKVDLRLVAATNQDLRQAVKEGRFREDLYYRLNVIQIRLPPLRDRRDDVPLLAEHFLRLFCARNGRHLSGFTPEALQALERYDWPGNVRELENAMERAVVLCRGQQVGVDDLPPEVRTGTGVVSDGRTLSFAVGTPLGEIERRVIHATLAHCGGDKRLCAQLLGIATRTIYRRLEEERDDRSDRDSAAEDTYAAAAVAIHDRIA; encoded by the coding sequence ATGACTGACTCGTCGTCTTCTCCCCCCGACGCCACGCGCCCCGCCATCTTGGTGGTGGACGACGAACCCGGGATTGTCGACTCGCTCCGCAAGGTGTTCGAGCGGGAGTCCCTGCGTGTGGTCACGGCCCGAAACGGAGCGGAGGCGTTGGAAGTGCTGCGCCGCGAGGCCGTGGCCGTCATGCTGACCGACCTCATGATGCCCGGCATGTCAGGGCTCGATCTCTTGCGGGCCTGCCGCCAGCTGTCGCCGGAGACTGAGACGGTGCTGATGACGGCTTATGGGACCGTCGAAAACGCCGTCGAAGCCATGAAGGATGGGGCCTACGACTTCGTCACGAAGCCCATCAAGCGCGCACACATCACGCGGGCCGTGGCCAAGGCGCTCGAAAAGCAGTCGCTCGTGCGAGAAAATCGCTCCTTGCGGGAGCAGCTCGCGGCTCACAAGCGCTTCGAGGCGGTGGGCCAGTCGCTGACCTGGCGACGAACCCTCGAGACGGTCGCGCAGGCCGCGCCCTCGGTGGCAACGGTGTTGTTGTTGGGCGAATCGGGAACGGGCAAGGAGCTCCTGGCCCGGGCCATTCATCAAGGCTCGGCGCGGGCGGCCGGCCCCTTCGTCCCGGTCAACTGCGCGGCGCTGCCCGAATCGATTCTGGAGGCCGAGCTCTTCGGCTACGAGCGGGGGGCCTTCACGGGGGCCGTCCAGCGTCAGGAGGGCCGCTTCGCCCAGGCCCATGGGGGCACATTGTTCCTGGACGAGATCGGAGAGATTCCCGTTCACGTTCAGGTCAAACTGCTGCGCGTGTTGCAGGAAGGGGAGGTCGAGCGGTTGGGCGGCAAGTCCATCAAAGTGGACCTCCGGCTGGTGGCAGCCACCAACCAGGACCTGCGCCAGGCGGTCAAGGAGGGCCGGTTCCGCGAGGATCTCTACTACCGGTTGAACGTGATCCAGATCCGGCTGCCGCCGCTGCGCGATCGGCGGGATGATGTGCCCTTGTTGGCCGAGCACTTTTTGCGGCTGTTCTGCGCGCGCAACGGGCGTCATCTGTCGGGGTTTACGCCGGAGGCCTTGCAGGCCCTCGAGCGCTACGACTGGCCCGGCAACGTGCGCGAGCTGGAGAACGCCATGGAGCGGGCGGTGGTGTTGTGTCGGGGGCAGCAGGTGGGGGTGGACGACCTGCCCCCCGAGGTGCGAACCGGCACGGGGGTTGTGTCGGATGGCAGAACGCTGTCCTTCGCGGTGGGCACGCCGCTCGGCGAGATCGAACGGCGGGTGATTCACGCAACGTTGGCGCACTGTGGCGGCGACAAACGCCTGTGCGCCCAGCTTCTGGGCATCGCCACGCGCACCATCTACCGGCGCCTGGAAGAGGAGCGGGATGACCGTTCGGATCGAGACAGCGCGGCCGAGGACACCTATGCCGCAGCCGCCGTCGCGATCCACGACCGGATCGCCTGA
- the gspD gene encoding type II secretion system secretin GspD — MVSYLTVATVFSPTLAFAQTEPTAEANDAAAPRVERGKKGARAPLAQVVRKLRRAPPTKAPPAAEAAPAPVVAGAPPAPAPAPAPTPAVPAGAETLGGADVVQLPGEKEFNSCKKLPNRRIVRLNLKPDTELGELVSWISTITCTQFLIPGTTNIAGKKVTILAPQLITPSEAYRLFLAALESVGLTVEPTDRFLRIVETNRARFTDLPLYEPGQPVPDDRRYVTSMVRLKHLDAADVTQNVLQRIKGEQGDIVAYQGDTLIITDQGVLIKKMMKVLEALDKPHGTDERIWMVRIRNTSAVEMASRLSEIFNIDFVGQGTFNRAGPKAAPAPKPPAPAAKPKGPTAGVLPDLQDQMTITRLIPVDRTNQLIVVARPLAYEWLKVMIDRLDVPIEREGDGRVHMYYCKYANCDELAVTLGALTGVPVSIQAAGRTTGGQRATPPPAAPRTTNQQGQSQELQLFDGEVRINFDRPTNALVILSTLKDFQVLRKMIEKLDSPRKQVFIEALIMEVLLDKTRQLGAAFHGGVPTNVGGGEDSLLIGGFRAASTLQPLGLLASGLGGLGAGLFGPPLDPQQVRIFGGSADIPSFGVFLQALQSNNDVNVLSNPYIIITNNDEGELSVGQQLPFPGSTFGAGLPAGGGAAGGLLGGFGLGVPVNRTKVALSLKLVPSVNEHNMIRMEVEQKIEDILSENFNNLGPATSLREAKTTVVTRDQQTVLIGGLMSDRTSEAVTKVPILGDIPILGFFFRNTTKRKQKSNIIIALTPYVISEPNDLRRIAEKKMRERREFIERYTAFQDTAALESDIDYSKKRGMLEEINRGVREIESEEAEMREIRRRDDQDRETPIEPPMAVRWATPDDPRSARRAGADGVPAPVSPGVQEQMQEGGDAPSAPEGPPPEAEPPPPAGDGAE, encoded by the coding sequence ATGGTGAGCTATTTGACGGTCGCCACCGTCTTTTCGCCGACGCTGGCATTCGCGCAGACAGAGCCCACCGCAGAGGCCAACGACGCCGCGGCCCCGCGGGTCGAGCGTGGCAAAAAGGGCGCTCGTGCTCCCCTGGCGCAGGTGGTGCGCAAGCTGCGCCGGGCCCCGCCGACCAAGGCGCCGCCCGCTGCGGAGGCCGCACCGGCTCCGGTCGTGGCAGGGGCTCCTCCTGCGCCCGCTCCCGCTCCCGCACCGACGCCGGCCGTGCCCGCGGGGGCCGAGACGCTTGGCGGCGCGGACGTCGTTCAGCTGCCGGGCGAAAAAGAGTTCAACTCATGCAAGAAGCTGCCTAACCGCCGCATCGTCAGGCTCAACCTCAAGCCCGACACCGAGCTGGGCGAGCTGGTGTCCTGGATCTCGACGATCACGTGCACGCAGTTCTTGATCCCCGGCACCACCAACATCGCGGGCAAGAAGGTCACGATTCTCGCGCCCCAGCTCATCACGCCCAGCGAGGCCTACCGGCTGTTCCTGGCGGCGCTCGAGTCGGTGGGGCTCACCGTGGAGCCCACGGATCGGTTCTTGCGCATCGTCGAGACGAACCGGGCGCGGTTCACGGACCTGCCGCTCTACGAGCCGGGGCAACCCGTCCCGGATGACCGTCGCTACGTGACGAGCATGGTGCGTCTCAAACACCTCGACGCCGCCGACGTCACGCAAAACGTGCTCCAGCGGATCAAGGGTGAGCAGGGCGACATCGTCGCGTACCAGGGCGACACCCTCATCATCACGGACCAGGGGGTGCTCATCAAAAAGATGATGAAGGTGCTCGAAGCGCTCGACAAGCCGCATGGCACCGATGAGCGCATCTGGATGGTGCGCATACGCAACACGTCGGCCGTGGAGATGGCGTCTCGCCTTTCCGAGATCTTCAACATCGACTTCGTGGGCCAGGGCACCTTCAACCGCGCGGGCCCGAAGGCGGCGCCCGCACCGAAGCCGCCGGCCCCTGCGGCCAAGCCCAAGGGCCCCACTGCGGGGGTTCTGCCCGATTTGCAGGACCAAATGACCATTACCCGCCTGATTCCGGTGGATCGCACGAATCAGCTCATCGTGGTGGCGCGGCCGCTGGCCTACGAGTGGCTCAAGGTCATGATCGACCGGCTGGATGTGCCCATCGAACGCGAGGGTGATGGGCGGGTGCACATGTACTACTGCAAATACGCGAACTGCGACGAACTTGCGGTCACGTTGGGAGCCCTCACGGGCGTTCCCGTCTCGATCCAGGCCGCGGGGCGCACCACCGGCGGCCAGCGCGCCACGCCGCCGCCCGCAGCCCCGCGTACCACCAATCAGCAGGGTCAGTCACAAGAGCTTCAGCTCTTCGACGGCGAGGTGCGCATCAACTTCGACCGTCCCACCAACGCCTTGGTGATCCTCTCGACGCTCAAGGATTTTCAGGTGCTGCGCAAGATGATCGAAAAGCTCGATTCTCCGCGCAAGCAGGTCTTCATCGAGGCCCTCATCATGGAGGTGCTGCTCGACAAGACCCGTCAGCTGGGGGCGGCGTTCCACGGAGGCGTTCCCACGAACGTGGGAGGGGGTGAGGATAGCTTGCTGATCGGCGGTTTCCGCGCGGCTTCCACGTTGCAGCCCCTCGGGCTGCTGGCCTCGGGCCTCGGGGGCCTTGGGGCGGGCTTGTTCGGGCCCCCCTTGGACCCTCAGCAGGTACGGATCTTCGGCGGCAGTGCCGACATTCCCTCGTTCGGTGTGTTTCTGCAGGCTCTGCAGAGCAACAACGACGTGAACGTGCTGTCGAACCCTTACATCATCATCACGAACAACGACGAGGGTGAGCTGTCGGTTGGTCAGCAGTTGCCCTTCCCGGGCAGCACGTTCGGCGCGGGCTTGCCCGCCGGCGGCGGCGCTGCGGGCGGCCTGCTCGGCGGGTTTGGTCTTGGCGTGCCCGTGAACCGCACCAAGGTGGCGCTGTCCTTGAAGCTGGTGCCGTCGGTGAACGAGCACAACATGATCCGCATGGAGGTTGAACAGAAGATCGAGGACATCCTGTCGGAGAACTTCAACAACCTGGGCCCGGCCACGTCCTTGCGTGAGGCCAAGACCACCGTGGTGACCCGAGACCAGCAAACGGTGCTCATTGGCGGCTTGATGTCGGACCGCACCAGCGAGGCGGTGACGAAGGTTCCGATCCTGGGCGACATCCCCATCCTGGGTTTCTTCTTCCGCAACACCACCAAGCGCAAACAGAAGAGCAACATCATCATCGCGCTCACGCCCTACGTGATCTCCGAGCCGAACGACCTGCGTCGCATCGCCGAAAAGAAGATGCGCGAGCGGCGCGAGTTCATCGAGCGCTACACGGCCTTTCAGGATACGGCCGCGCTCGAATCGGACATCGACTACAGCAAAAAGCGCGGCATGCTCGAGGAGATCAACCGCGGCGTGCGCGAGATCGAGTCCGAGGAGGCCGAGATGCGGGAGATTCGCCGGCGCGACGACCAGGACCGCGAGACGCCGATCGAGCCGCCCATGGCGGTCAGGTGGGCTACGCCGGATGATCCGCGTAGCGCCCGGCGCGCAGGAGCAGACGGTGTGCCGGCTCCCGTGAGCCCGGGGGTGCAAGAGCAGATGCAGGAGGGGGGGGATGCGCCTTCCGCGCCGGAAGGTCCCCCGCCCGAGGCTGAGCCTCCGCCCCCGGCGGGCGACGGCGCGGAATGA